A genomic window from Candidatus Aenigmatarchaeota archaeon includes:
- the mvaD gene encoding diphosphomevalonate decarboxylase, whose amino-acid sequence MALVKYWGKRDTGLMLPKNGSISMTTDGLFAHTTVEFNPSFKEDKFIFNGLLQDTTTDAYKEYVGFFLGLVRKMTKNKDKVKISSNNNFPTAAGLASSAAGFAALAAAVNGALGLGLNEKELSMLARRGSGSATRSISGGFVEWKRGEKEDGTDSYGEQIVPPDYWQDFRMLFCITSLKEKKVKSRAGMSQTLKTSPMYPGWLSTVGEDLNKVRQGIKDRNFTVVGRTAEENCLKMHSTMITTKPSIIYWKPETVKLMHAVMDWRDDGLESYFTMDAGPQVKIMCLEKDLEEIKGRVQKLGITEEIIVSKPGSGVKLTGEHLF is encoded by the coding sequence ATGGCCTTGGTAAAGTACTGGGGCAAGAGAGATACAGGCCTTATGCTTCCCAAGAACGGGAGCATCAGCATGACCACAGACGGGCTTTTTGCCCACACTACCGTCGAATTTAACCCTTCGTTCAAGGAGGACAAGTTTATCTTCAATGGCTTGCTTCAGGACACTACAACTGACGCATACAAGGAGTATGTGGGGTTTTTCCTGGGGCTTGTCCGGAAAATGACCAAAAACAAGGACAAGGTGAAGATTTCAAGCAACAACAACTTCCCGACTGCCGCCGGGTTAGCTTCATCAGCCGCCGGTTTTGCAGCCCTTGCGGCGGCAGTTAACGGCGCTTTGGGCCTTGGGCTTAACGAAAAAGAGCTAAGCATGCTTGCCAGAAGGGGCTCTGGCTCGGCTACAAGGTCGATTTCGGGCGGTTTTGTTGAGTGGAAAAGGGGCGAAAAGGAAGATGGTACTGACTCTTACGGGGAGCAAATTGTGCCGCCCGACTACTGGCAGGACTTTCGGATGCTTTTCTGCATCACGAGCCTGAAGGAAAAGAAGGTAAAATCCCGCGCGGGAATGAGCCAGACCCTGAAGACCTCTCCAATGTACCCGGGGTGGCTTTCAACTGTTGGCGAGGACCTAAACAAGGTCCGGCAGGGTATAAAGGACAGGAATTTTACCGTTGTAGGAAGAACTGCCGAGGAAAACTGCCTTAAGATGCACTCAACTATGATTACCACAAAGCCCTCGATAATCTACTGGAAGCCCGAAACCGTCAAATTAATGCACGCTGTGATGGACTGGAGAGATGATGGGCTTGAGTCTTATTTTACGATGGACGCGGGGCCTCAGGTAAAGATAATGTGCCTTGAAAAAGACCTTGAGGAGATAAAGGGCAGGGTGCAGAAGCTTGGAATCACTGAAGAGATTATCGTTTCAAAACCCGGATCAGGAGTGAAGCTTACCGGAGAACACCTATTTTAA